aaattgtcacatattatacatacatttctgcatatacatggtgaaattatttatttttcacatatcccagctaagctggggtcagaatgCAGGGTCAGctatgatacagcgcccctggagcagataggttcaagggccttgctcaagggcccaacagtggtgtcttggtggtgttgaacccctgaccttctggtaagtaacccagagccttaaccgctgagccaccactgcctaccACTGTTGAAAAATGCCAAAAATGTTCTGCATCATGTTGCCTTGATTTTTTAACAATTCCTTTTTAACAGTGTATATTGCATATCGCAAAACACAATAGTGAACTTAAGTGtatatttctctttctttttttgtaacaacccttttaaatatacagtagatgTTGCAAGATCACTCTTGCCACTTAAGCAGAAAAAGGGGCAGAAGAGTAATAAATCCATTTGCAGTTTTATGACTTTATTGTTGAGAGCTTGAAAAAGGTGTCAGATGAAACTAGGACGTTCTCTCTGGAAAATGGCAAACCAATCTAGAGAAGATTAGTCATCAGTGGCAACAATGTGCTCTGTAAACAAAAGAAAATGGTTTAATAATGGTGAATAAATattaccattctgagtaaattctagagactgttgtgcatgaaaatccctgtcacagagatcagcagtcacagaaatactcaatccagcccatctggcaacaactatcatgccatggtcaaaatctctgagatcacatttttccccattctgatggttgatgtgaacattaactgaagctcctgacccatatctgcatgattttatacattgcactgctgccacatgattggctgattagataattgcatgaaaaaGAAGGTTTACAAGtgtccctaataaagtgcttattgAGTGTATACAAGTAGCTATTCTGTTCAAGAACTTGTCCAGTTGGTGATAATTTATGAGCAAGATATGTGTATGTTAGCACTACTGTGTAAATTATATGAACAGTGTTTCATACGGTCCTGACAGAGAAAAATGTGTCACTCACTGCACTTGTAGAGTCTGAAGAGTCTGGTCATGTCATTCTGGCTCATCTCAGTAGCCGTGCCTATCTCAACACTGCTGTCAGGAATGGGAACCATAGTGGCGAGGCCATTCTTGGAGAAAGCATATCTAATTGGGGATACAGTATATGGACTTAGAGAACAATCTGATAcactttaaatacattaaaactatCTCCTCTTAAGCCAGTGTGAGCTCACTCACCTCTCATACTGCATCACAGAGTTGTAGTCATAAGGAGTTCCCTGGTTAAGGGTGTTGATTTTGTCGAAGTTATGTTTTTTGTCTGATgagcaaaaaagaaaagatatacagtataataataataataatttattgatgaTCCCAGAAATCTACTGGGCATTGTGTTCATAAAGAACAGTTAAACAGTATACATAAGCTGACTTGACTACATTAAATACATCCATTCTACTTTACTGAAAATGGTCTGTTATTAAATATGTACCATCTAGGATGTTTTCCCAGATGACTTGGATGTGGTCATCACGGTCACTGCGGGTTTGCTCATGGTTGAAGCCAAGAGCGTGGAGCAACTCATGCTGCACAGTGCTGTGATAAATGCAGCCACTACTAGCAAGAGACACAATCTGGCCATAACCCTGACGACCAACGTATGAGTAACATCTGTAaatgtcaataaaacattttgcattaCAATTTAATTACCCTCATCTGAATATCTTGATCTAGCTTCCCTTCCATCATAAATTTTAAATCAAACATTCTGATTAGAATCTCTGATTAGAATCTCGCATCCACACTAATCTTTATTTGCTTGAAAACAACAGCAACAGCATCATTTCACAAATATTCGGTTATAGAAAGTATTTTCATAAGTCTCTGTTTTCGGTGGAGAAAAATGCTTTTCTGATCTGAACAGATTCTTATTCTGATCGTGATCTGATCTGAATATAAATAACATCTTGTCTCTAGTCGACATTGTAATTCTGTGGTTTATGATATTTTTCTGATTGTAATTTTTGTTTCGTTACATACCCACTGCGGGACTCGATGCTGATATAGTCTCTCTCATCGTTGCGAGGGAAGAAGCGGATGCAGGAGACTGAAGAAAAAGAGTCCAGAGCACGCTGGATGATATCCACCTCACGGGAAGCTGAGAAAGGGCAAAGGACAGAGGCTGCTATAAATTTTATTACCTTTTTGCACACTTACATGCTTTTGCACCAATAATTGCATAGGTTTCCACTCTTCATTCTCTTAATGCTCTGAATGAAAAGATAAATAATCATATTAGTGATGTACAGTAGTTGTCCGCGATGACATAAGGTATATAAACATGGCCATCTGCAGATGTAGGCCAGAGGCAGTCAGTGGAGGTGCAGGGATCTGCATTTCTCTCATTCACAGCAATGTCATCCAACAGCTCGGGCTCATCAGCTTCAGGAACTAACACAGATATAAAAACACAGTTAAATCTCACTTACTGTGAGTAAATGCATGCATGAATCATTGCTTATTTGGGACCTTTTAGGAAATAAAATTGGTATATagcattattttgttattgttgttttgtaaTGCTGAATGATCACAGACAAAGTATTTTATAACATGAAACATAATTAAGCTAATCATACTGTATGCTATTTTTGGGTTTTTGTGTAACTGAGATGTATTGATGTATATTGGTGAGCATGTGGTGTGTACGTACTGATGCCTTTATTGGCTCTATGCAACAGTTCAGAAACAGACAGCTCAGCAGAAGTGTCCTctagaactaaaaaaaaaacgacaTCAACTTATTCACTAATGAACCATTACATTTACATCATCATAAATCATGTATAGTCTGAGCTTCTGGAGTATTTGACTTACCAGTCTGCATGTGATGTATGCCAGAAAAACCATGCGCAAACATACAAGCAAAGAAATTAAAACCATAAATGAAGTCATGACCATCACATTACATTCTTATTATAATCAGAGAACTAAATAATGTATAAAGTGATGTTTTTATATTAATCACTTGCAACCTAATGAGTgctaaaattattttgtgtatgtttgtaaTACCATCTCCTCAGCTCTAACAGAGCTGACCAGCAGCAGGGCCAGAAGCCCAAAAATCATCTTGGTCCCAAACATGACTGCCAAAAACCTGCAGAATGAATCAGCGCACAGCATTTTGATTGGAAAAGGATCATTAACCATGCATATCTACTTTTGATAATGTCTGATAGCAAAAGGTTCCCTTTTTCTATAAAGAACACTATGTGAAAACAtgttaaagaacatttaaaatgtagtagtctaacattatataaaattaaattagcAACATACAAAATATCAGTGTCATTCAATATAATTTCTAGAAAGTGTGTTACTATAGACTCATAAGGAGTGCATGTAAAAACCTGATAAAATTGGATCGTAACctatttttttatgttcttttCTCATCTTCTGCTTAGCTGAAGCATGAAACCATGTTAcaatttgataaaataattacTTTGATTAGATTTGTCAAGAGGGGAAACATTCCAGTTCTCTTACCTTCAATTTCCAAAGCTAGTGCAACTCTAGGGCCGTGACAGGGTTTTATACCCTGATGTGCACCTgtttcagcacagtcttttcaAATATGGGCAATAGTACAGGATGACgccaacaaaaaataattaaataaatcttcaaaacaaaaatacaaaaagtacaGAAGGATTAAGGCAAGCCTTTATCATGTATTGATTTGTATAATCTTGTTTCAAAGTCAACAGGTGTAAAATTCCCTCAGTTTGTGCATTGCTTCATAGAAACACAACCCTTGTGAAACTATCACCTAAGGTCAGTGTAATGGATTGTTTAGCAGGTGTTGAACAGGTCTACTTTCCAACAGTCTCTTTGTCAAGCAATAAAGAGTCAATATACTGTAGGCCCATAAATGCAGAAATAATTAAACCCTAGTCTTTGCATACATTTATAGGAAAGCAGTGTTTTTTTgtataacataacatttttaacaacaaaTTGTTTACTTTCAGTGAAATCCATGAATCAGCTTGAATTATAGAACAGGTTTTAGTGATATTGTTGGTTGTAGTGTTTTGCAAAGGAGTTGCAAAGCAGCCACGTGAAAAAGctagatacatttttgttttcttgaattatttttgcagttctgctTGTTAACGCtatagtgttgcagaaattacacacttaaagggatagttcacccaaaactgaaagttctctcattattAACATAATCATCACCCTCATACTATCCCAGATGTGATCAATGAAtatctgtcttctgctgaacacaaacaatgattttagaagaatttctcagttatgtagttccctatctgtcactcactcgatgtggtgttgatgtagtgacactaggggtagctCGTGGgagcccaaaacacctcagatctttgagaaaaggccaatgagaattggcgagtggaatttgcatgccactccgcTGGACTTATGGGTacaaaaggagctggctcgcaaccattcattcagattttttcgaGCGGTTGATTCAGCAGACAGCTGTATTtctctgccggtccattcactTCGAAAGAATCTAATTGCTGTTAGTTATATAGCATatttcagtggctttctctcattctGCAGCGGTTGCTGCAGAGTACGCCACTTGGTGCTTCGACAAattaaaagagta
The sequence above is a segment of the Xyrauchen texanus isolate HMW12.3.18 chromosome 2, RBS_HiC_50CHRs, whole genome shotgun sequence genome. Coding sequences within it:
- the LOC127654294 gene encoding low choriolytic enzyme-like isoform X1, with protein sequence MVNDPFPIKMLCADSFCRFLAVMFGTKMIFGLLALLLVSSVRAEEMGFSGIHHMQTVLEDTSAELSVSELLHRANKGIIPEADEPELLDDIAVNERNADPCTSTDCLWPTSADGHVYIPYVIADNYSSREVDIIQRALDSFSSVSCIRFFPRNDERDYISIESRSGCYSYVGRQGYGQIVSLASSGCIYHSTVQHELLHALGFNHEQTRSDRDDHIQVIWENILDDKKHNFDKINTLNQGTPYDYNSVMQYERYAFSKNGLATMVPIPDSSVEIGTATEMSQNDMTRLFRLYKCKHIVATDD
- the LOC127654294 gene encoding low choriolytic enzyme-like isoform X2 translates to MVNDPFPIKMLCADSFCRFLAVMFGTKMIFGLLALLLVSSVRAEEMGFSGIHHMQTEDTSAELSVSELLHRANKGIIPEADEPELLDDIAVNERNADPCTSTDCLWPTSADGHVYIPYVIADNYSSREVDIIQRALDSFSSVSCIRFFPRNDERDYISIESRSGCYSYVGRQGYGQIVSLASSGCIYHSTVQHELLHALGFNHEQTRSDRDDHIQVIWENILDDKKHNFDKINTLNQGTPYDYNSVMQYERYAFSKNGLATMVPIPDSSVEIGTATEMSQNDMTRLFRLYKCKHIVATDD
- the LOC127654294 gene encoding low choriolytic enzyme-like isoform X3, whose translation is MFGTKMIFGLLALLLVSSVRAEEMGFSGIHHMQTVLEDTSAELSVSELLHRANKGIIPEADEPELLDDIAVNERNADPCTSTDCLWPTSADGHVYIPYVIADNYSSREVDIIQRALDSFSSVSCIRFFPRNDERDYISIESRSGCYSYVGRQGYGQIVSLASSGCIYHSTVQHELLHALGFNHEQTRSDRDDHIQVIWENILDDKKHNFDKINTLNQGTPYDYNSVMQYERYAFSKNGLATMVPIPDSSVEIGTATEMSQNDMTRLFRLYKCKHIVATDD